Sequence from the Catenuloplanes indicus genome:
CGCCGGGGATCGTGACGCCCCAGCCGAGGTAGAGCCGCTCGAACACGGTCCACAGCGTGGCCCCGGACTCGATCATGAAGGCGTTCCGGCGCCGGTCGAACGTGACCTGCCGCATCGCGGACATGTCGATGATCACCTCGGCGCCGTCGCCGACGAAGTTCTCGTAGCAGTGCCCGCCGCTGCGCACGGTGATCCGCTTGCCCGCGCGGACCGCGCCGTCCACCGCGCGCACCACCTGCTCGGTCGTGGCGGGCAGCCGGAAGGACTCGGGCCGCGGGAAGAACCGCTCGCTCGTACGGCGCAGCACCAGGTCCTCGTAGCGGGCGTCGCCCGGCGTGATCAAGGGCGAGTCGCTCACCGTGCTCGCGGACGCCGGGCTGCCGGCCAGCGCCACGCCGCCCAGCGCCGCGGCGCCGGCGATGAACCCCCGACGGGTGGGACCAGACATCATTTCCTGCCTATCTGTCGGTCGATGTGCCGACGACGCTACGGCCGGCCACCGGGCGGGCGCGTCGTCCGGGCGCGGGCGGCGGATACCGCGGACGCGGTAGTCGCGCGACGGGGACTGGCGCGCGGCACTACCGTCGTGACCGTGCAGGCGGTGAGCGGACAGTGGTGGGCCCGGCGTCTCGACCGTTGCCGGGGCCCGCTCGGCGATGTGGTCCTGGCGACCGTCGGGGTCCTGTTCGTGCTGTTCACCGGCTACACCGCGGTGCACCCGGTGACCATGGTGCTGTCCGTGCTGTGCGCCGTCCTGCTCCTGGTGCGCCGCCGGTGTCCCGTACCGGTGCTGCTGGCCGCGGCCGCGCTGAGCATGGCCGCGGTCGTGGTGGGCCGCCCGCCGGACGGTCTGTTCATCGTGGCCGGCATGCTGACCTACGCCACCGCGCTGTACAGCCCGCGCCGCCAGCCCTGGTTCTTCGCGTTCCTGCTGTGGAGCTCGATCATGCTCGCCGGCTCGCTGACGTACTACACGGACTGGTGGAACACCGAGCAGTTCACCGCGTTCGCGCTGCTCGCCGGCGGCGCGGTGTGGGGCGATTCGGTGCGGACCCGCCGGGCGTACGTCGCGGAGGTGACCGACCGGGCCCGGCGGGCGGAGGAGACCCGCGAGGCGGAGGCACGCCGCCGGGTGACGGACGAGCGGCTGCGCATCGCCCGGGAACTGCACGACGTCGTCGCGCACCACATCGCGGTGATCAGCGTGCACGCCGGTGCGGCCGGCCACGTGCTGCGCGACGATCCGGAGAAGGTCTGGCCGGTGCTCGCGCACATCCGGACCGCCGCGGACACCGTCCTGCACGAGATCAAGTCGGTGGTCGCCGTGCTGCGCGACCCGGACGACGCGGCCGGCACCGAACCGGCGCCCGGCCTGGACCGGCTGCCGGACCTGCTGGCCGGGCTGGACGCCACCGGCTTCACGGTGCGGCACCGGCAGACCGGCGAGCCACGGCCGGTGCCCGCGGTGGTGAACCTGGCCGCGTACCGCATCGTGCAGGAGGCGCTGACGAACGCGCACCGGCACGGTGCCGGCGGCGCCACGCTGGACCTGGAGTACACCGCGGGCACCGTACGCATCGACGTCGTCAACCGGGTAGCCGGGCACCGCGACGGCCGGCCCGGCGCCGGGTTCGGTCTGCTCGGCATGCGTGAACGCGCGGCGGCCGCGCACGGCACGATCGAGGCCGGGCCGGCCCCCGGCGGGCTGTTCCGGGTCCGCGCCGAATTACCCACCGACGCCTCCACCTCCAGGGAAGGGTGACGTGAGCATCCGCGTACTCCTCGCCGACGATCAGGCGCTGATCCGCGCCGGATTCCGCATGATCATCGATGCGGAGCCGGGCCTGGAGGTCGTCGGCGAGGCCGCCGACGGCGCCGAGGCCGTCGAGCTGTGCCACCGCGGCCAGGTCGACGTGGTGCTGATGGACATCCGCATGCCGCGCGTGGACGGCATCGAGGCGACCCGCCGGATCGGCGCGGACCCGCGTCTGGCCGGCGTGCGGGTGCTGGTGCTGACCACGTTCGACGACGACGACAACGTCATCCACGCGTTACAGGCCGGGGCGAGCGGGTTCCTGGGCAAGAACGTGGCGCCGGGCGACCTGGTCAACGCGATCCGGGTGGTCGCGGCCGGGGAGGCGCTGCTGTCGCCGCGGGCCACCAGCGGGCTGGTCAGCCGGCTGATCCAGCACGTGCTGCCGCCGGCCAGCCAGCCCCCGGAGCTCGCGCTGCTCACCGATCGGGAGCGGGAGATCCTGTTGCTGGTCGCGCACGGGCTGTCCAACGACGACATCGCCGGGCGGCTGCATCTGTCACCGCTGACGGTCAAGACCCACATCAACCGTACGATGTCGAAGCTGCACGCCCGGGACCGGGCACAACTGGTGGTCTTCGCCTACCGGCACCGCCTGGTCCGGCCGGGCGACGCGCTGCCGGCCGGCCGGTGACTCGGAGATCGGCGACCTGCTCCCGACCGCGGACGATGCCGTGCACGGGGCGGAACGCCGGTCACGGACGGCGCCGGACGGGTGCTCCCGCGGGCCCGGCCGGGTCCGCGGGAGGCATCGCGGTCAGGGCTGCGCGGACGGCGGCAGGATGACGTTGTCGTACTTGTCGAGCAGCTGGGTCATGTGGTCGCCGAAGCGTTCCGGGCCCCACGGCTCCACCTGGACGCCGGGCTTCGGGTCGTCGCCGCCCTCCAGGAACAGGCCCTCGGGACCGCCCGGGGTGTAGAAGAACAGCATCGTCGCCGTACGGATGCCGGTGTTGAGGAAGCGGTGCGTGGCGCCGCGCGGGACGAACACCAGGTCGCCGGTGCGGGCGGTGAACGTGCGCTCGCCCTCCAGGAACTCCAGCTCGCCGTTGAGGAGGTAGAACGTCTCGTCGGCGTGGTTGTGGATGTGCGGCGGCGGGCCGCCGCCCGGCGGGACCGAGGCCTCGATCAGGCCGACCGTGCCGTTGGTCGCCTTGGCCTCGAGCTTCACGGTGTACACGTCACCCGAGAACCACTTGGCCGGCCCTTCACCGGCCGGTACGTGCAGGCCTCGCGCGGGCAGAACGAAACTCACCTGAACTCCTCCAAGATCGGGACATGCTGCCCCGATCCTGGGTGCCCGGTTCCCGTGCCGCGTCGGCACGAAATGCCTAAATCCGGTGCGCGGGTTGCCGATCCCGGTGCCGGGCGACGGTCACGGTGCGTCCGGCCGCAGGTCCAGCAGGCCGGCCGCGACCGCCCGGGCCGGTGCCTCGAGGGCCGCCTCCAGCTCCCGGAACACCTTCTGCGCGCGGACCCCCGGCCAGTCCGGCGGCAGGTGCTCGACGGGCAGCCGCGGGTCGTACCGGATCGCGTCGTGCCACTCGGCGATCAGCCGCAGCCGCGCGGCGAACGGGTCCGCCGGGATCTCGCCGTCCCACCCGGACAGGAACGCCTCGTACCGGGCGGCCAGCCCGGACAGGTCGTACGCGTCGCCGATCATGGACGCCACGTCGGTCAGCTCGTCGGCGCGGGCCCGGAAGACCCGCACGTGCGCGGCCAGGCCCAGGCCCGCCACGATCTCCGCCGTGGCGGCGTGCCCGGGCGCGATCCACAGCCCGCCCTGCAACGGGCCGAAGCCGGCCCAGGCGAGCCGGGAGCGCAGGTCGTGCCGTTGCCGCTGCCAGGACTCGGGCAGCGAGAAGCAGAGCAGCGTCCAGGTGCCGTCCCAGTCGTCGTTGACCGCGCCGGTGCGCCAGATCCGGGTCCGGCCGTCGCGCAGCACCGCGGTGGACCGGCCGGTCAGTCCGAAGTACATCCGGCGGCCGTGCCGGCGACGGCGCAGCAGGTCACGGGCGGCCATCCGGGTCAGCGTGGAGCGGGCCGCGTGCGCGGAGACGCCGAGCCGGTCCAGCGCGTCGACCACGCTGCCGGAGAAGACGCACACCTCCCGGTCCAGCACGAAGTCGCCGAGCAGCATGAGCAGCAGGTTCTGCGGGGTGGTCACCGTACACGACTCCGATGTTGGGCAGAATATTGACGGCCGTCAGCAAAGAGCCTAGCTTCGATGAAACGCTCCCGAAACGAGCACCTGGGAGGAACCCGTGCGCCGCACCGTGCCGCTCCTCACCACCCTGGCCCTCACGCTCGCCGCCGCCGGTTGCGGCTCCACCGGCGACGGTGGCGGCGACGAGCCCGTCCGGATCGGTCAGATCGTCTCGCTGACCGGCAACTACTCGCCGCTGGGCAGCGAGAACCAGAAGTCCGTCGCGCTCGCCGTCGACCGGATCAACGCCGCCGGTGGCATCGGCGGGCGCCGGATCGAGCTGACCGTCCGCGACGACCGGAGCGCCCCCGATCAGGCGGTGCTCGCGTTCAACGAGCTCAAGGGCGACTCCGACGCGATCATCGGCTCGCCGTTCTCCAACTCCGCACTCGCGGTCCTGCCGCTCGTCGACCGCGAGGAGATCCCGTACATCTCGCTGACCCCGGCGGACGAGCAGGTCCAGCCGGTCCGTCCGTACGTGTTCGTCGTGCCCGCCACCTCGGCCACGTACGCGCAGGCGGCACTGGAGTTCTTCCAAGCCACCGGCGTCAGCCGGCTCGCGGTCGCCTACGACGGCCGCAGCAGCTACGCCACCGCCGGTCTCAAGGGCCTGCGGAGCACATCCAGCGGGTACGGCGTGAGCCTCGCACCCGTGGAGGAGTTCCAGACCGGCACCACCGAGTTCGGCGCCGTCCTGAACAACGTGCGCTCCTCCGGTGCGCAGGCGCTGATGGTCTGGGCCACCGGGCCACCGGCCGTCGCGCTCACCAAGCAGTACGCCACCGCCGGCCTGGACATCCCGCTGGTGCTCACCGGCGCCCAGGCCAGCAAGCTGTTCCTCGACCCGGCCGGCCCGGCCGCCGAGGGTGTCACGATCGCGCATTCGATCGGCGCGGCCGGTGCCGCGCTGCCGCCCGGCGAGCAGAGGACCGCAGCCGACGAGCTGACCACCGCGTTCACCGAGGCGCACGGCTACCCGCCGCCGCAGTTCGCCCAGGACGGCTGGAGCGGCGTGCGGCTGCTCGCCGCCGCGATAGAGAAGGCCGGCGGCACCGACCGCGCGGCGGTGCGCGACGCGCTGGAAGGCCTCACGCTGACCACCCCGAACGGCACCTACCGGTACTCCGCCACCGACCACAGTGGGCTGACCACCGAGTTCGTCGTGATCAGCACGGTACGCGGCGGTGCGTTCGTACCCACCGAGTTCTCCGCGGCCCGGCTGGCCACGATCGGCGGCCGGTGATGGCGGCCGGCGCCGCGCTCGACGTCGCCGGCCTCACCCGCGCGTTCGGCGGCGTGCACGCCGTGCGCGAGGCGGGCCTGCACGTCGCACCCGGCGAGGTGCGTGCCGTGATCGGGCCGAACGGGGCCGGCAAGACCACGCTGTTCGCGCTGATCGGCGGCCAGCTCGCCGCGGACGCCGGTACGGTGCGCCTGGACGGCCGCCGCATCGACCGGCTGCCGCCGCACCGCCGGGCCGGGCTGGGCGTGGCCGTGGTGTTCCAGGCCGCCCGCGTCTTCACCGGCCTGACCGCGCGGGAGAACGTGATGGTCGGCGCGCACGCCGTGACCGCCGCCGGCTTCGTGGCTGCCGCGCTGCGGCTGCCCGTTCACCACCGGGAAGAACGGCTGATCCGGGCGCGCGCCGACGAGTGCCTGGCCCGCACCGGTCTCACCGCGTGGGCCGACCGGCCCGCCGGTGAGCTGCCGCTCGGCCAGCAGCGCGCGCTGCAGCTGGCCCGCGCGCTGTGCGGGCGGCCCCGGTTGCTGCTGCTCGACGAGCCCGCGTCCGGGCTGCGGGCGGCCGAGCGGGAACGGCTGGCCGGGCTGATCGCCTCGCTGCGCGCGGACGGGCTGACGATCCTGCTGGTCGAGCACGACGTGGCGTTCGTGATGCGGCTGGCCGACCGGATCACCGTGCTGCACCTGGGCCGGGTCATCGCGGACGGCCCACCGGCGCGGGTCCGCGCCGACCCGGCCGTGATCGCCGCGTACCTCGGCTCCACGGTGGAGCGGCGGGCCGCGGCATGAGCGCGGTCCTGGAGGTCCGCGATCTGAGCGTGCGCTACGCGGGCGCGACCGCGCTGGACGGCGTCTCGCTGACCGTGTCCGCCGGCGAGCGGGTCGCGCTGATCGGGGCGAACGGCGCCGGCAAGACCACCCTGGTCCGCGCGGTCTCCGGCCTGGTACGCCCGGCCGCCGGCACGGTGACCGTGCACGGCCGGCTGGCGCAGGTGCCCGAGGGCCGGGAGGTCTTCGGCGACCTCACGGTCGACGACAATCTCCGGCTCGGCGGGTGGCGCAACGGCCGCCGGGGCCGGGACACCACGGCGGTCTACGAACTGTTCCCCGGCCTGGCCCGGCTGCGGCGGCGGCGTGCCGGCACGCTCTCCGGCGGGGAGCAGCAGCTGGTGGCGATCGGCCGGGCGCTGATGGCCCGCCCGGACGTGCTGGTCGTCGACGAGCTCAGCCTCGGCCTGGCGCCGCTCGCGGTCGCGGAGATCACCGGCCACCTGCGCACGCTCGCCCCGGCGCTGCTGCTGATCGAGCAGAACGCCCGGCTGGCGCTGGAGCTGTGCACGCGCGGCTACGTGCTGGAGGCGGGCCGGGTCGCGCTGGCCGGTGACGCGGCCGGGCTGGCCGCCGACCCGCGGGTCGCCGCCGCCTACCTGGGCGGGCACGTGGCGGTGACGCCGTGATCGGCTACCTGATCACCGGGCTCGGCATCGGCGCGGGGTTCGCGCTGGTGGGCAGCGGGCTGGTGGTCATCTACCGGGTGACCCGGGTGGTCAACTTCGCGCAGGGCGCGCTGGCCGTGCTGGCCGCGATGCTGACCGCGTCGCTGCTGTCCGCCGGGCTGCCGCACGGCGTGGCCGAGACGCTCGGGGTGCTGGCCGGTGCGGCCGCCGGGCTGCTGACCGGCGTGCTGGCGATCGGCCGGCCGGGCACCGCGCCGGGTGCGTCGCTGATCGTCACGCTGGGCCTGGGGCTGCTGGCGTACGCGGTGGAGATCCTGATCTGGGGTGACCAGCCGCGCTCGTTCCCCGGGCTCGGCGGCGCGATCGACGTGGCCGGCGCCCGGGTGCAGGTGCACTACCTGCTGATCGTCGCGGTCGCCCTTCCGGTGTTCGCGGCCCTGGCGCTGTTCTTCGCGCGCACCGACCTCGGCAAGGCACTGTCCGCGTGCGCGTCCAACCCGTACGCGGCCCGGGTGGTCGGTATCGACGTGCGCCGGATGGGGCTGCTGTCGTTCGCGCTCGGCGGCGCGCTGGGCGGGCTGGCCGGCGTGCTGACCATGCCGGTGCAGCAGGTGAGTTTCGACAGCGACGTGGCACTGATCGTCAACGGGTTCGCCGCGGCCGTGCTCGGCGGGCTCACCCGGCCGGGCGTCGCGCTGGCCGGTGGTCTGCTGCTCGGCGTGGCACAGACCGTCGTGGCCGGGTACGGCGGCGGCGCGTACCGGCTGGAGGTGGCCCTGGTGGTGTTGCTGACCGTGATGATCGCGCAGGCCGTGCGGACCCCGCCGGCCCCGGAGGCGGCCGGATGAGGACGGGCTGGATCGCCGCCGGGCTGCTGGCGCTGGCCGTGCCGGTGCTGCTGCCGGAGCGGCACCTCGCGGTGTACGTGCTGCTCGCGCTCACCGCCACGGTCGCGGTCGGCGTGTCGATGCTGATGGGCTACGCCGGGCAGGTGTCGCTGGGCCAGGCGTCGTTCTACGCCATCGGCGCGTACGCCGCCGGGCTGCTCGCCGTGCACGGATGGCCGCCGCTGCTCGGGCTGATGGCCGCCCCGCTGGCCGCCGCCGCGGCCGCGCTGCTGGTCGGCGCGCCGCTGCTGCGCCTGCGTGGGCACCACCTGGCCTTCGCCACACTGGCCGTGCAGCTGATCCTGCTCGGGCTGCTCAGCCGCGGCGAGTGGGCCGGCGGCGCGATCGGCCTGCAGGGCATCCCGCGGTTCTCGCTCGGCGGCGTGGAGGTGCGCGCGGATCGCGGCTACGCCTACCTGGCGCTGGCGGTGCTGGCCGCGGTGATGCTGGTCTACCGCAACGTGGTCGTCTCCCGGGTCGGCCGGGCGCTGCGGGCCGCCGCCACCGGGGAGGCCGCCGCGGCCGCCTGCGGGGTACCGGTCGGCCGCTACCGGCTGGCGGTCTTCGCGCTCTCCGCCGCGTTCGCCGGGCTGGCCGGCGGCGTCTACGCGTTCTACCTCGGCTACCTGTCGCCGGGCTCGTTCCCGGTGCTGCTGTCCATCGAGTTCGTGGTGATGGCGGCCGTCGGCGGCCTGGGCACCGTGGCCGGCCCGCTGGTCGGTGCCACCGTGATCACGCTGCTGGTGCAGGCGCTGACGCTGCTCGGCACGCAGCCCGGCATGCCCGGGTACGCCCCGGCCGTGCTCTCCTACGCCGTCTACGGCCTCGTGCTCGTCGTCGCGGTGCTCTACCTGCCGCGCGGCATCGTCCCGTCCATCCGGCGTTCCTGAGGGGAAGATCATGAAGCTGACCGGCAGGGTGGCGATCGTGACCGGCGCCGGGCGCGGGCTCGGCCTGGCCTACGCGCGGGCGCTCGGCGCGGCCGGCGCCGCGGTCGTGTGCAACGACGCCGACGAGGCGAGCGCGGCCGCGGCCGCCGCCGGGATCGAGGCGGCCGGCGGCCGGGCGGTGGCCGAGCCCGGCGCGGTCGGCCCGAGCGAGGTGGCCGAGACGCTCGTGAAGCGCGCGGTGGCCGCGTTCGGCCGGCTGGACGCGCTGGTCACGAACGCGGGCGTGCTGCGCGACCGGATCCTGTGGCGGATGACCGACGACGAGTTCGACGAGGTGGTCGCCGTGCACCTGCGCGGCACGTTCACCTGCGTGCGGGCCGCGGTGCGGCAGCTGCGGGCGCAGGGCGACGGCGGCCGGATCGTCACGGTCGGCTCCCCCGCCGGGCAGCGCGGCAACCCGGGGCAGACGAACTACGCGGCGGCCAAGGCGGCGATCGTCGGCATGACGCGCACCTGGGCGCTGGAGTGCGCCCGCGACCGGATCACCGTCAACGCGGTCGTACCGGTCGCCGCGACCGCGATGACCGCGACCATCCCCGCGTTCGCGCCGCACGTGACGGCCTGGCGGGACCGTGGCGTGCCGCTGCCGGACTGGCTGCGTACCGGGGAGGGGTTCGGCACCGCGGAGGACGCGGCCGGGCTGGTCGTCTTCCTCGCCTCCGCGGCGTCGGGCGGCATCACCGGGCAGGCGATCGGGATCGGCGGCGACCGGCTGACGCTCTGGACGCACCCGGCCGAGACGGTGGCCGCGCACCGCGGCGGCGGCTGGGACGGCGACGGCATCGCCGCGGTGTGGGAGCCGCTGTTCGGCGCGGCCGTCCAACCGGTCGGCATCCCGGCGCCCCGGGAGCCACGGCCGTGACCGGCTACGCCGCGATCGACATGCACGTGCACGTGGAGGTGTCCGCGGCCGGGCACCCGTCGCTGCCGGCGCACCTGATGGCCGCCTCGGCCGCGTACTTCAAGGTGGCCGGTGGGGCGCGGCAGCCCGGGGTGGACGAGATCGCCGCCTACTACCGCGAGCGGCGGATGGCCGCGGTCGTGTTCACCGTCGACGCGGAGACCGCGACCGGGCATCCGCCGATCTCCAGCGAGGAGATCGCCGAGGCCTGCGCCGGGCACGCCGGCACGCTGATCCCGTTCGGCAGCGTCGACCCGTGGCGGGGCCGTGCGGCGGTCCGGCAGGCCCGCGGACTCGTCGAACGGCACGGGGTGCGCGGTTTCAAGTTCCACCCGAGCCTCCAGGCGTTCGCCGTCAACGACCGCATGGCCTACCCGCTGTACGCGGAACTCGAGGCTCTGGGGGTGGTCGCGCTGTTCCACAGCGGGCAGACCGGGATCGGGGCCGGCACCCGCGGCGGTTCCGGGATCCGGTTGCGGTATGCGAACCCGCTCGACCTCGACGACGTGGCCGCGGACTTCCCGGACCTGCGGATCGTCATCGCGCACCCGTCGTTCCCGTGGCAGGACGAGGCGCTGGCCGTGGCCACCCACAAGCCGAACGTCCACATCGACCTGTCCGGCTGGTCGCCGAAGTACTTCCCGCCGCAGCTGGTCCGCTACGCCAACACGCTGCTGTCCGACCGGGTGCTGTTCGGCTCCGACTTCCCGGTGCTGACGCCGGACCGCTGGCTGGCCGACTTCGCCGCGCTGGACATCAAGCCCGAGGTGCGGCCGGGGATCCTGCACGGCAACGCGGCCCGGCTGCTCGGAATCGGGGTGCGGCCCGATGCGTAACCAGGGTGTCGGGTCGTGGGCGGCCCGCCGGGCCCGGATGGCACCGGACCGGGTCGCGCTGATCCACGAGGGACGGTCGCACACGTACGGCGAGGTGGCGGCGCGGGCCGGCACGCTGGCGCACCGGCTGGCCGGGCTCGGCGTGCGCCGCGGCGACCGGGTCGCCCACCTCGGGCCGAACCACCCCGCGTTCCTGGACGCGCTGTTCGCCACCGGCCTGCTCGGCGCCGTGTTCGTGCCGCTGAACACGCGGCTGGCCGCCCCGGAACTGGACTACATCATCGACGACTGCGGCGCGCGGTTGCTGCTGTGGTCACCCGCCTGCGCCGCGACCGTGGCGGGACTGCGCACGGGCGCGCGGGCCGTACCGCTGGACGACGTCCCCGGGGTGGCCGGTGAGCCGGCCGACGTGGACGTGACGGACGCCGAGACCTGCATGATCATGTACACCTCGGGCACCACCGGCCGGCCCAAGGGCGCCATGCTCACCCACGCGAACATCGCCTGGAACTGCGTCAACCTGCTCATCGACGTCGACCTCAGCGGCGACGAGGTCACGCTGGTCAGCGCGCCGATGTTCCACGTCGCCGCGCTCAACCAGACCGTGCTGCCCACGTTCCTCAAGGGCGGCGCCTGCGTGCTGACCGGTGGCTTCGACGCGGAGGCGACGCTCGACCTGATCGCGGCGCACCGGGTCACCTGCCTGTTCGGCGTGCCCGCGATGTTCGCCGCGATCGCCCGCTCGCCGCGGTTCGGCACCGCCGACCTGAGCTCGGTGCGGTCGCTGCTCTGCGGCGGCGCTCCGGTCCCGGAGCCGTTGATCGCCACGTACCAGCGGCGCGGCCTGACGTTCCTGCAGGGGTACGGGATGACCGAGTGCTCCCCCGGCGCGCTGTTCCTGCGCGCGCCGGAGAGCGTACGCAAGGCCGGGTCGGCGGGCACGCCGGTGTTCTTCGGCGACGTGCGCGTGAGCACGCCCGGCGGCGGCGACGCCGCGCCGGGCGAGACCGGGGAGATCCTGGTGCGCGGCCCGACCGTGATGGCCGGTTACTGGGGGCTGCCGGACGAGACCCGCGCCGCGCTCGGCGACGACGGCTGGCTGCGCACCGGCGACCTCGCGGTCACCGACACCGAGGGTTTCGTCTACGTCCGCGACCGGGTCAAAGACATGATCATCTCCGGCGGGGAGAACATCTACCCGGCCGAGGTCGAGGCCGCGCTGCTCGCCCACCCCGCGGTCGCCGAGTGCGCCGTGGTCGGCGTGCCGGACGCGCGCTGGGGCGAGGTCGGCCGGGCGTTCGTGGTGTCCGCGTCCGCGGTGGACGCCGCCGAGCTGCTGGCGTTCCTGGACGGCCGGATCGCCCGTTACAAGATCCCAAAATCCGTCGTGTTCACCGAGGCCCTGCCGCGTACCGCCTCCGGCAAGGTCGTCAAGGCGCGGTTGCGCGCGCCCGTCCCCGATCGGAGGACCCCATGACCACCACCGTGCGCGGGCTCGGCGAGCTCGCCCGGACCGCCGGGCTCGACCTCGGCCACAGCGACTGGATCGAGGTCACCCAGCAGCGGATCGGTACGTTCGCCGACGCCACCGGCGACCACCAGTGGATCCACGTCGACCCGGCCCGCGCCGCGACCGGCCCGTTCGGCGGCACCATCGCACACGGCTACCTCACGCTGTCCCTGGTCATCCCGCTGTGGACGTCGCTGCTGGCGATCGAGGACGTGGGGATGGCGATCAACTACGGCCTGAACCGGGTGCGGTTCCCCACCCCGGTCCCGGCCGGGTCGAAGGTGCGGCTGCACGCCAGGGTCCTGCACGCCCGGGAGGTGCCCGGCGACGGGGTGGAGCTCACGGTGGCGATGACCGTGCGGTGCGAGGGGGCCGAAAAACCGGCCGTGGTGGCCGAGGCCGTCTACCGCTACTACCCCCGCTGAGGCCGCGATCCCCGCGCACGGTCAGTGCTCTCGAGGACGATGAGAGTCCCGGCCCGGCGCTGGCGGACGTGCTCTGGGAACTGTCCGCGGTGCTGGCCGAGCGCGCTCACGTCCGGGCGGTCATCGACGACCTGGAGACCGCGCAGCTCGGCACCGGACCGGCCGCGGAGACCGTCGACCGGATCACCCTCGGTCGTGCCCGGGTGCGGGAGATGGACCAGGTCGTCGACTCCTACGCCGGTCACGTCGACGTCCTGGCCTCCACGGTGAGCGACGTCGTCCGGGAACAGGAAGCGGCTGACCGGTACGAGTCGGCGCTGCGCAACTCGGACTTCCTGACCGACCCGGCGTCCGGCCCGGCCACCGGCCCGTCCGCGGCAGCCGAGCTGGCCGAGCGGATGGCGGCCGTGCTCGACGCCTACCGCGACCTCACCCGGCGACAGTCCGGTCAGGCGCGGTGCCACTTCTGGTTGACGGTGCCGCGGCACTCCCAGATCTGCAGGCGCGCGCCGTACTCCGGGTTCCAGTCCTTGATGTCGAGGCACTTGTCGGCCTGCGGGTTGACCACGTCACCGGCCTCGGTGAGCACCCACTGCTGCGCCGGGTTGCCGCTGCAATGGGCCAGCTGGACCGGTGCGCCGTCGTCCCTGGAGCC
This genomic interval carries:
- a CDS encoding PaaX family transcriptional regulator produces the protein MTTPQNLLLMLLGDFVLDREVCVFSGSVVDALDRLGVSAHAARSTLTRMAARDLLRRRRHGRRMYFGLTGRSTAVLRDGRTRIWRTGAVNDDWDGTWTLLCFSLPESWQRQRHDLRSRLAWAGFGPLQGGLWIAPGHAATAEIVAGLGLAAHVRVFRARADELTDVASMIGDAYDLSGLAARYEAFLSGWDGEIPADPFAARLRLIAEWHDAIRYDPRLPVEHLPPDWPGVRAQKVFRELEAALEAPARAVAAGLLDLRPDAP
- a CDS encoding ABC transporter substrate-binding protein, translated to MRRTVPLLTTLALTLAAAGCGSTGDGGGDEPVRIGQIVSLTGNYSPLGSENQKSVALAVDRINAAGGIGGRRIELTVRDDRSAPDQAVLAFNELKGDSDAIIGSPFSNSALAVLPLVDREEIPYISLTPADEQVQPVRPYVFVVPATSATYAQAALEFFQATGVSRLAVAYDGRSSYATAGLKGLRSTSSGYGVSLAPVEEFQTGTTEFGAVLNNVRSSGAQALMVWATGPPAVALTKQYATAGLDIPLVLTGAQASKLFLDPAGPAAEGVTIAHSIGAAGAALPPGEQRTAADELTTAFTEAHGYPPPQFAQDGWSGVRLLAAAIEKAGGTDRAAVRDALEGLTLTTPNGTYRYSATDHSGLTTEFVVISTVRGGAFVPTEFSAARLATIGGR
- a CDS encoding sensor histidine kinase → MQAVSGQWWARRLDRCRGPLGDVVLATVGVLFVLFTGYTAVHPVTMVLSVLCAVLLLVRRRCPVPVLLAAAALSMAAVVVGRPPDGLFIVAGMLTYATALYSPRRQPWFFAFLLWSSIMLAGSLTYYTDWWNTEQFTAFALLAGGAVWGDSVRTRRAYVAEVTDRARRAEETREAEARRRVTDERLRIARELHDVVAHHIAVISVHAGAAGHVLRDDPEKVWPVLAHIRTAADTVLHEIKSVVAVLRDPDDAAGTEPAPGLDRLPDLLAGLDATGFTVRHRQTGEPRPVPAVVNLAAYRIVQEALTNAHRHGAGGATLDLEYTAGTVRIDVVNRVAGHRDGRPGAGFGLLGMRERAAAAHGTIEAGPAPGGLFRVRAELPTDASTSREG
- a CDS encoding cupin domain-containing protein, which gives rise to MSFVLPARGLHVPAGEGPAKWFSGDVYTVKLEAKATNGTVGLIEASVPPGGGPPPHIHNHADETFYLLNGELEFLEGERTFTARTGDLVFVPRGATHRFLNTGIRTATMLFFYTPGGPEGLFLEGGDDPKPGVQVEPWGPERFGDHMTQLLDKYDNVILPPSAQP
- a CDS encoding ABC transporter ATP-binding protein: MAAGAALDVAGLTRAFGGVHAVREAGLHVAPGEVRAVIGPNGAGKTTLFALIGGQLAADAGTVRLDGRRIDRLPPHRRAGLGVAVVFQAARVFTGLTARENVMVGAHAVTAAGFVAAALRLPVHHREERLIRARADECLARTGLTAWADRPAGELPLGQQRALQLARALCGRPRLLLLDEPASGLRAAERERLAGLIASLRADGLTILLVEHDVAFVMRLADRITVLHLGRVIADGPPARVRADPAVIAAYLGSTVERRAAA
- a CDS encoding branched-chain amino acid ABC transporter permease, whose protein sequence is MIGYLITGLGIGAGFALVGSGLVVIYRVTRVVNFAQGALAVLAAMLTASLLSAGLPHGVAETLGVLAGAAAGLLTGVLAIGRPGTAPGASLIVTLGLGLLAYAVEILIWGDQPRSFPGLGGAIDVAGARVQVHYLLIVAVALPVFAALALFFARTDLGKALSACASNPYAARVVGIDVRRMGLLSFALGGALGGLAGVLTMPVQQVSFDSDVALIVNGFAAAVLGGLTRPGVALAGGLLLGVAQTVVAGYGGGAYRLEVALVVLLTVMIAQAVRTPPAPEAAG
- a CDS encoding response regulator, with translation MSIRVLLADDQALIRAGFRMIIDAEPGLEVVGEAADGAEAVELCHRGQVDVVLMDIRMPRVDGIEATRRIGADPRLAGVRVLVLTTFDDDDNVIHALQAGASGFLGKNVAPGDLVNAIRVVAAGEALLSPRATSGLVSRLIQHVLPPASQPPELALLTDREREILLLVAHGLSNDDIAGRLHLSPLTVKTHINRTMSKLHARDRAQLVVFAYRHRLVRPGDALPAGR
- a CDS encoding branched-chain amino acid ABC transporter permease, whose amino-acid sequence is MRTGWIAAGLLALAVPVLLPERHLAVYVLLALTATVAVGVSMLMGYAGQVSLGQASFYAIGAYAAGLLAVHGWPPLLGLMAAPLAAAAAALLVGAPLLRLRGHHLAFATLAVQLILLGLLSRGEWAGGAIGLQGIPRFSLGGVEVRADRGYAYLALAVLAAVMLVYRNVVVSRVGRALRAAATGEAAAAACGVPVGRYRLAVFALSAAFAGLAGGVYAFYLGYLSPGSFPVLLSIEFVVMAAVGGLGTVAGPLVGATVITLLVQALTLLGTQPGMPGYAPAVLSYAVYGLVLVVAVLYLPRGIVPSIRRS
- a CDS encoding ABC transporter ATP-binding protein, translating into MSAVLEVRDLSVRYAGATALDGVSLTVSAGERVALIGANGAGKTTLVRAVSGLVRPAAGTVTVHGRLAQVPEGREVFGDLTVDDNLRLGGWRNGRRGRDTTAVYELFPGLARLRRRRAGTLSGGEQQLVAIGRALMARPDVLVVDELSLGLAPLAVAEITGHLRTLAPALLLIEQNARLALELCTRGYVLEAGRVALAGDAAGLAADPRVAAAYLGGHVAVTP